From Spirosoma aerolatum, one genomic window encodes:
- a CDS encoding SusC/RagA family TonB-linked outer membrane protein, translating into MTLMNLKNYYTIGLLVVLAVVFNQSAWAQKAVTDSTTDVTALSRQSSVNRNVERPIAYGRQPAWKITGALSTVSGSDLQKNFTTNLANTFYGRLPGLTVLQGGGEPGNDSPSLIGRGINTFGNGGRNLLIMVDGFESSYEQLVPDEIESVSLLKDASATAIYGLRGANGVLLVTTKRGSDSPLVVNFSTQQGFHTASNLPQFLGSYDYARLYNEGLVNDGKAPRYTDADLEAYRSGSDPYFHPNVNWYDVVLKKTAPIANYNLNFRGGNSTVRYFVLLNAIKSNGLYQNVGNMEPESVNSKYSRFNFRSNVDMNLTKRLSASLTLGGSVEDKANPAATTTGSVFTSLATLPPNAFPVYNPDGSFGGTSALSNPFANLLQTGSYASNGRTLQSTLKLTEQLDMVTPGLTISAAASFNNFFRSYSNKTKTYERALVSKTATGDTLYSRFGQKTSLLGNEDNSDQWRNVVFQAFLNYDRSFGKHDVSALLMYNSDSYTNTNNTTTAVLSLPYKHVGVGGRVTYTYAKTYVGELSFGYMGSENFPKDRRYGFFPAASVGWIASNEAFLKNNSTLTYLKLRGSYGLAGNDQIGGNRFMFQQLFPYTAAYYLGTANTQVFGLAEGAAANTQLSWEKQKTLNIGLELTLAKRLDVGIDLFQNDRYDILVAPNRTVPQYTGVTLPLLNQGKATNKGFEATIRYSSKSTGQFQYFVETSAWYAKNKIVYNAEAIRLFDYQYTTGQAIGQPFGLEALGLFKDQADIAASPRQIFAPVQPGDIKYKDQNNDGIIDQNDTRPIGKTSIPTLTVNLHSKFQYRGFDLEFLFQGVTGRTAYFGGTQFQAFQNNGQVGPIALDRWTPATAETATYPRLSASNNLNNYQYSSFWQRDGSFIKLRSLELGYTLPGQLVDKVKLINARIFINGTNLFSLDHLKGYMDPEVSGIGYPPLRTVSAGARLQF; encoded by the coding sequence ATGACACTTATGAATCTTAAAAACTACTATACAATCGGGCTGCTCGTTGTGCTGGCTGTGGTCTTTAATCAGTCCGCCTGGGCACAGAAAGCCGTTACAGACTCAACAACGGACGTTACTGCTTTAAGTCGGCAATCGTCTGTCAACCGAAACGTCGAACGGCCTATCGCCTATGGTCGGCAACCGGCCTGGAAAATTACCGGTGCCCTGTCGACTGTTTCGGGAAGCGATCTGCAAAAAAACTTTACGACTAACCTGGCCAATACATTTTATGGCCGCCTACCGGGCCTTACGGTTCTGCAGGGCGGGGGTGAGCCGGGCAATGATTCCCCGTCGCTCATTGGACGGGGTATTAATACGTTTGGCAATGGGGGGCGTAACCTGCTGATTATGGTCGACGGTTTCGAGAGTTCGTATGAGCAGCTCGTGCCGGACGAAATCGAATCGGTGTCGCTCCTGAAAGATGCCTCGGCAACGGCGATCTATGGGCTAAGGGGTGCCAATGGGGTGTTGCTGGTAACGACCAAACGGGGAAGCGATAGCCCACTTGTGGTGAATTTTAGTACTCAGCAGGGCTTTCACACCGCGTCGAACCTACCTCAGTTTCTGGGTTCGTACGACTATGCCCGCTTATATAACGAAGGACTCGTCAACGATGGCAAAGCACCCCGCTACACCGATGCCGATCTGGAAGCGTATCGATCCGGTAGCGATCCGTATTTTCATCCGAACGTAAACTGGTATGATGTGGTGCTGAAGAAAACGGCGCCTATCGCCAATTACAATCTGAACTTCCGGGGCGGCAATAGCACCGTTCGGTACTTCGTGTTGCTGAACGCCATTAAGAGTAATGGCCTCTATCAGAACGTTGGGAACATGGAGCCCGAAAGTGTCAACTCGAAATATTCTCGGTTCAATTTCCGGTCGAATGTCGATATGAATCTGACCAAACGGCTGTCGGCTTCGCTAACGCTGGGTGGGTCAGTAGAAGATAAAGCGAATCCGGCGGCTACCACAACCGGATCGGTCTTTACATCACTGGCAACGCTGCCGCCCAATGCCTTCCCGGTCTATAATCCCGATGGTAGTTTCGGTGGCACCAGTGCCCTATCGAATCCATTCGCCAACCTGCTGCAAACGGGGTCTTATGCCTCCAATGGCCGCACCCTCCAGTCGACCCTGAAGCTGACCGAGCAACTGGATATGGTTACGCCGGGCCTGACTATATCGGCGGCTGCGTCGTTCAACAACTTTTTCAGAAGCTACTCGAACAAAACCAAAACGTATGAGCGGGCATTGGTCAGCAAGACAGCCACCGGCGATACGCTCTACAGCCGATTTGGGCAGAAGACCTCCCTACTCGGTAATGAGGACAATTCCGACCAGTGGCGAAATGTAGTTTTTCAGGCTTTCCTGAATTACGACCGCTCCTTCGGTAAGCACGATGTGTCGGCGTTGTTGATGTATAATTCGGATAGCTACACCAATACCAACAACACTACAACGGCTGTGTTGAGCCTGCCTTATAAGCACGTGGGCGTGGGCGGGCGGGTTACGTATACCTACGCGAAGACCTATGTTGGGGAGCTTTCCTTTGGCTATATGGGGTCCGAAAATTTCCCGAAAGACCGACGCTACGGGTTCTTTCCGGCAGCCTCAGTTGGCTGGATTGCGTCTAATGAGGCATTTCTTAAAAATAATTCAACCCTTACTTACCTGAAACTGCGCGGTTCGTATGGTCTGGCGGGTAACGACCAGATTGGCGGCAACCGGTTCATGTTTCAGCAACTATTTCCCTATACGGCTGCCTATTACCTGGGTACGGCCAATACGCAGGTTTTCGGTTTAGCTGAAGGCGCAGCGGCCAACACACAATTAAGCTGGGAAAAACAGAAAACGTTGAATATTGGCCTGGAGCTGACGCTGGCAAAACGCCTGGATGTGGGGATTGATCTCTTTCAGAATGATCGATATGATATCCTGGTAGCCCCCAACCGTACGGTACCCCAATACACCGGTGTTACGCTGCCCCTGCTGAACCAGGGTAAAGCTACCAATAAAGGCTTCGAAGCCACTATACGCTATAGCAGTAAATCGACAGGGCAATTCCAGTATTTTGTGGAAACCAGCGCCTGGTATGCTAAAAACAAGATCGTCTATAATGCTGAGGCTATCCGGCTGTTCGATTACCAATACACTACAGGTCAGGCCATTGGACAACCGTTTGGTCTGGAAGCACTGGGGCTTTTTAAAGACCAGGCTGATATTGCCGCCAGTCCCCGCCAGATATTTGCGCCTGTACAACCCGGCGATATTAAATACAAAGATCAGAATAACGACGGCATTATCGACCAGAACGATACGCGCCCAATTGGCAAAACATCGATACCAACGCTTACGGTGAACCTGCATTCAAAATTCCAGTATCGGGGATTTGATCTGGAGTTTCTGTTTCAGGGCGTAACGGGCAGGACTGCGTATTTTGGCGGAACCCAGTTCCAGGCCTTTCAGAACAATGGCCAGGTTGGTCCCATTGCCCTCGACCGCTGGACACCCGCAACGGCAGAGACGGCTACTTACCCACGCCTGTCGGCGTCCAATAACCTGAATAACTACCAGTACTCCAGTTTCTGGCAGCGCGACGGCAGCTTTATCAAGTTGCGCAGCCTCGAACTGGGCTACACCCTGCCGGGTCAGCTCGTCGATAAAGTCAAACTCATCAATGCCCGGATATTCATAAACGGAACCAACCTGTTTTCGCTCGATCACCTGAAAGGCTACATGGACCCTGAAGTGAGTGGGATAGGGTACCCACCCCTGCGAACGGTCAGTGCGGGTGCCAGACTTCAGTTTTAA
- a CDS encoding RagB/SusD family nutrient uptake outer membrane protein has product MKTFFRAILCGVMCLAVSACDKSLNEFLDKAPGVDVTENTIFSSKVQLETFIAGTYRIGLHSIFTYNDANLIPTSRTYCINAPITDEAECEVTFMHPEQWNAGNVTSATTLVANEDYRYYIRWTAIRNCNIILERLNDVPGLDETYKNQVAGEVRFIRALNYSEMLKRYGGVPIIDKRFQLTDNFQVKRNTIEEVVNFIVKDCDEAVAKLPATYTSNFRGRITKTAAQMLKARTLLYAASPLFNTATPYLSLGEDNKLICYGNQDNNRWQLAADAAKAALDLAPAGNFALITDKGVDKNYKYAWEQNDNAEIVLAEKTYASRARTQFPWYGQQPVTIINAWGGVSVIHNFVRKYEKKDGTPQTWPGGSDLMKKYAELDPRFAQTVGYNGSYYDKDVPLLETFQGGRHATDCDGGAWLKKLLPDALSASSGAVPNGIVFRLAEAYLNYAEALNEAQGPVPAAYEAVNTIRARSGMPKLPTGLTKEQFRDRVRNERDIELAFEDHRLYDIRRWKIAENDGVMQGAFYGLKITKITGSTEFKYEPYVFETRTFLTRMYLHPFLNTEVYKGYLVQNPGY; this is encoded by the coding sequence ATGAAAACATTTTTCAGGGCTATACTTTGTGGTGTCATGTGCCTGGCCGTATCGGCCTGCGATAAATCACTTAATGAATTTTTAGATAAAGCACCGGGTGTCGATGTTACGGAAAATACCATTTTTTCCTCTAAGGTTCAATTGGAGACCTTCATTGCGGGAACTTACCGAATTGGCCTGCACTCGATCTTTACCTATAACGATGCGAACCTGATCCCGACATCCCGAACGTATTGCATCAATGCCCCCATTACGGATGAGGCTGAGTGCGAAGTTACCTTTATGCACCCGGAGCAGTGGAATGCAGGCAATGTTACGTCGGCTACAACTCTGGTGGCCAATGAAGATTACCGGTATTACATTCGCTGGACGGCCATCCGAAATTGTAACATCATTCTGGAACGACTGAATGACGTGCCGGGCCTGGATGAAACCTACAAAAATCAGGTCGCTGGCGAAGTGAGATTCATACGGGCGCTCAATTATTCTGAAATGCTCAAACGCTACGGTGGGGTACCCATTATCGATAAGCGGTTTCAGCTGACCGACAATTTTCAGGTCAAGCGCAATACGATCGAAGAAGTTGTGAATTTCATCGTAAAAGACTGCGATGAAGCTGTAGCCAAATTACCTGCGACCTATACCTCCAACTTCCGGGGGCGGATCACCAAAACGGCGGCCCAGATGCTGAAAGCGCGTACGTTGCTCTATGCCGCCAGTCCGTTATTTAACACAGCTACCCCCTACCTGAGCTTAGGGGAAGACAACAAGCTCATCTGCTATGGCAACCAGGATAATAACCGCTGGCAACTGGCAGCCGATGCGGCCAAAGCGGCTCTCGATCTGGCACCTGCCGGTAATTTCGCCCTCATTACGGACAAAGGTGTTGACAAGAATTATAAATATGCCTGGGAGCAAAATGACAATGCCGAAATCGTACTGGCCGAAAAAACCTATGCCAGCCGGGCGCGGACGCAGTTTCCCTGGTATGGGCAACAGCCAGTAACGATTATCAATGCCTGGGGTGGGGTATCGGTCATTCATAATTTTGTCCGGAAATACGAAAAGAAAGACGGAACGCCCCAAACCTGGCCGGGCGGCTCTGATCTTATGAAAAAATACGCGGAACTGGACCCTCGTTTTGCGCAGACGGTAGGCTACAATGGCTCCTACTATGATAAGGACGTACCCTTGCTGGAAACCTTTCAGGGCGGTCGCCATGCTACAGATTGTGATGGCGGAGCCTGGCTGAAAAAGTTGCTACCCGATGCGCTGTCGGCTAGTTCGGGTGCCGTGCCGAATGGGATCGTTTTCCGACTTGCCGAAGCTTACCTGAACTATGCCGAAGCCCTCAACGAAGCGCAGGGGCCAGTGCCAGCTGCCTATGAGGCCGTCAATACGATTCGGGCACGATCGGGTATGCCCAAACTGCCGACGGGTCTGACCAAAGAGCAGTTTAGAGACCGGGTACGCAACGAACGTGACATCGAACTGGCTTTTGAAGATCATCGCCTGTACGACATCAGGCGCTGGAAAATCGCTGAAAATGATGGCGTAATGCAGGGAGCCTTCTATGGGCTGAAAATTACGAAAATTACGGGCAGCACCGAGTTTAAATACGAGCCTTACGTATTCGAAACCCGCACCTTCCTGACCCGAATGTACTTGCATCCTTTCCTGAATACCGAAGTCTATAAAGGTTATCTCGTCCAGAATCCGGGCTACTAA
- a CDS encoding SusC/RagA family TonB-linked outer membrane protein, giving the protein MKRRILFYTALWLSCLIGIPEGKAQLTFASVHKLQQGNWAQDNSNSIIALLKKLELTHRTSFVYQKELLENKTFTGTVNENDRLEQVLDRVLTPANLRFRKLKGGGYTILPRKSAKNVPPETELLKTSANQSTEPEADKVLVTNTLAARMDLQSLSTTKPADIVIRGKVTDTEKGEPVPGASIVIKGAAKGTNTDASGLYTIAVPDQNAVLVFSFVGFDKQEVLVGNQTQINIALKPDMKELNEVVVVGFGTQKKATVTGAIAAIGTKDLLQSPVANISNSLVGRMPGLFAVQTSGEPGNNASTLRIRGVSTFSGASDPLILVNGVEVSNYNNIDPNEIENLTILKDASATAIYGIRGANGVLLITTKRGKVGKPQLSYTGNVAVTSFTSLRKGMNSYDYARLYNESLKNDTYVSGAVYVPKFTDADLALYKSGEDPIFHPNTDWYSLVLKPQALQTQHNLSINGGTEKVRYFVSAGFFSQGGQFNHSDLVKDFDANRKYKRYNFRSSFDFDVTKRLKASIDLSSQTENLSGNNWPTVRVIEGIARANPLTSPGLIGDKLVNLVGVGTANNPLADMFGQGYNRQFKNFLQGSIRLDYTLDFITQGLMATGIVNYQNNNTETLVNNRTLITYNAIRLPDNSVNLVPQSADSPFSFGQTIGKTRRTYAQFGFDYKRAFGDHYVTALVNYNQTKYFDPTLAFLVPNGYQGVVGRATYGYKGRYLAEFTFGYNGTENFAPGNRFGFFPAYSLGWVASDESFFPKNDVVTYLKIRGSYGEVGNDKIGSDRFLYRPSAYVITTASGTGGYYFGEVGSTSTRYNYSSEGKLGNPNVTWERAVKQNLGVEMSFWKGKIGLTADVFSEQRNNILANLGTVPVTVGATLPAYNLGRMKNHGFDADITYNDHIGNVNFWIKGNFTFARNTVEFQDEIKRPFSYQYRTGQRYGQFFGLVAEGLYNTWAEVNDANRPVSSWNNNRLQPGDIKYKDTNGDGIINDDDQVPIGYSNFPEKIFGISFGGNYKGFDISVLFQGAGNVSLAYNRRQIRGFFENSGAPEYLVNSWSADRYEKGLPIQFPRLTQGDENNHNNRFSTYWVRDASYVRLKNVEIGYNIPKTFLAKLGLSGTRVYANANNLITWSSVLPGVDPELSGTAPGSTTQGVTNEEPYPLTRTINFGLNLKF; this is encoded by the coding sequence ATGAAAAGACGTATCCTCTTTTATACAGCCTTGTGGTTATCCTGCCTTATTGGGATTCCGGAAGGAAAGGCCCAACTGACATTTGCCTCCGTACATAAGCTACAGCAGGGCAATTGGGCACAGGACAATAGCAACAGCATCATTGCCCTGCTCAAGAAGTTAGAACTGACTCACCGAACGAGTTTCGTCTATCAGAAAGAACTGCTGGAAAACAAAACTTTCACGGGAACTGTCAATGAAAACGACAGGCTGGAACAGGTTCTCGACCGGGTACTAACGCCCGCCAATCTACGCTTTCGTAAACTCAAAGGGGGAGGCTATACTATACTACCCCGTAAATCGGCCAAAAACGTACCACCCGAAACCGAGTTGTTAAAGACATCGGCAAACCAGTCAACTGAACCAGAAGCGGATAAGGTGCTGGTAACGAATACGCTGGCCGCACGGATGGATCTGCAATCGCTGTCGACCACCAAACCCGCCGACATTGTGATCAGGGGAAAAGTGACGGACACCGAGAAAGGGGAGCCGGTTCCGGGAGCCAGTATTGTGATCAAAGGGGCTGCCAAGGGGACCAATACCGATGCCAGTGGCCTGTATACCATTGCTGTACCCGACCAGAATGCGGTTCTGGTATTCAGCTTCGTTGGCTTTGATAAGCAGGAAGTTCTCGTTGGCAACCAGACTCAGATCAACATCGCGCTAAAGCCCGATATGAAGGAACTCAACGAAGTCGTGGTGGTGGGATTTGGTACGCAGAAGAAAGCAACCGTTACCGGCGCAATTGCCGCTATAGGCACCAAAGATTTACTACAGTCGCCGGTAGCCAACATCAGTAATTCGCTGGTGGGTCGAATGCCGGGGCTTTTTGCCGTCCAAACCAGTGGCGAACCGGGTAACAATGCATCCACCCTCCGCATCCGGGGGGTGAGTACGTTTTCGGGCGCGTCTGATCCGCTTATTCTGGTGAATGGGGTTGAGGTAAGCAACTATAACAACATCGACCCCAACGAAATTGAAAACCTGACCATCTTAAAGGATGCATCGGCCACCGCGATTTATGGGATACGGGGGGCTAATGGCGTTTTGCTGATTACCACCAAGCGGGGGAAAGTAGGGAAACCCCAGTTGAGCTACACGGGCAATGTGGCTGTAACCAGCTTTACCAGTTTGCGGAAAGGCATGAATAGTTACGATTATGCCCGCTTGTACAACGAGTCCCTCAAAAACGACACCTATGTATCGGGGGCAGTGTATGTTCCCAAGTTTACAGATGCCGACCTGGCCCTGTATAAATCGGGTGAAGACCCAATTTTTCATCCCAACACCGACTGGTACTCCCTGGTGCTTAAGCCGCAGGCCCTGCAAACTCAGCATAATCTGAGTATCAATGGCGGTACCGAGAAGGTACGTTATTTCGTGTCGGCGGGATTCTTCAGCCAGGGCGGACAGTTCAACCACAGCGATTTAGTGAAAGATTTCGATGCCAACCGGAAGTACAAACGCTATAACTTCCGGTCGAGCTTCGATTTTGACGTGACAAAACGACTAAAAGCCTCCATTGACCTATCGTCGCAAACCGAGAACCTGAGTGGGAATAACTGGCCGACAGTTCGGGTAATTGAAGGCATTGCCAGAGCAAATCCGTTAACATCACCGGGCCTGATTGGTGATAAACTGGTTAACCTGGTTGGGGTAGGTACCGCCAATAACCCCCTGGCCGATATGTTCGGTCAGGGATATAACCGGCAATTCAAAAATTTCCTGCAAGGCTCCATTCGCCTGGATTACACCCTTGATTTCATCACGCAGGGGTTGATGGCTACCGGTATTGTCAACTACCAGAACAACAACACCGAGACCCTGGTCAACAACCGTACGCTGATTACGTATAATGCTATCCGTTTGCCCGATAACAGCGTGAATTTGGTGCCTCAGTCGGCTGATAGTCCCTTTTCATTTGGCCAGACGATTGGTAAAACCCGGCGGACATATGCCCAGTTTGGCTTCGATTACAAGCGGGCGTTCGGCGATCATTACGTAACGGCTTTAGTGAACTACAACCAGACCAAGTACTTCGATCCCACGCTGGCGTTCCTGGTTCCTAATGGCTATCAGGGCGTCGTTGGCCGGGCCACCTACGGCTACAAAGGCCGTTACCTGGCCGAATTTACGTTTGGCTACAACGGAACAGAAAACTTTGCTCCTGGTAATCGGTTTGGCTTCTTTCCGGCCTATTCGCTGGGTTGGGTAGCCTCCGATGAATCCTTCTTTCCCAAAAACGATGTAGTTACCTACCTCAAAATCAGAGGATCGTACGGAGAGGTGGGAAATGATAAGATTGGTAGCGATCGGTTTTTATACCGTCCTTCGGCCTATGTCATTACAACGGCTTCAGGAACAGGCGGCTATTATTTTGGTGAAGTGGGCAGCACATCAACCCGATACAATTATTCGTCAGAAGGTAAATTAGGGAATCCGAATGTTACCTGGGAGCGGGCTGTCAAACAAAATCTAGGTGTAGAAATGTCGTTCTGGAAGGGCAAAATCGGTCTTACTGCCGATGTATTTTCGGAACAGCGAAACAACATTTTAGCTAACCTGGGTACTGTACCCGTAACGGTAGGGGCCACCTTGCCCGCTTACAATCTGGGGCGCATGAAGAACCATGGTTTTGATGCAGATATTACCTACAATGACCACATTGGGAACGTTAATTTCTGGATAAAAGGAAACTTTACATTTGCGAGGAATACCGTTGAGTTTCAGGATGAAATCAAACGGCCCTTCTCCTACCAGTATCGCACCGGGCAGCGGTATGGCCAGTTTTTTGGCTTAGTAGCCGAGGGGCTCTACAATACGTGGGCTGAAGTAAATGACGCCAACCGACCCGTTTCGTCCTGGAATAACAACCGCCTGCAACCCGGTGATATAAAGTATAAGGACACCAACGGCGATGGTATCATCAACGACGATGATCAGGTGCCCATTGGCTACTCCAACTTCCCCGAAAAGATTTTCGGTATTTCGTTCGGGGGTAATTACAAAGGCTTTGACATTTCCGTTCTGTTCCAAGGCGCCGGGAATGTTTCGCTGGCCTATAACCGGCGACAAATCCGGGGGTTCTTTGAAAACTCAGGTGCGCCTGAATACCTGGTCAATAGCTGGTCGGCTGATCGCTATGAGAAGGGCTTACCCATCCAGTTTCCCCGCCTGACGCAGGGTGACGAGAACAACCACAACAACCGGTTCTCTACCTATTGGGTACGCGATGCCAGTTATGTTCGCCTAAAAAACGTAGAAATTGGGTATAATATCCCAAAAACGTTTCTGGCTAAACTAGGCCTGAGTGGAACCCGCGTGTATGCCAACGCCAACAACCTGATTACCTGGAGTTCCGTGCTTCCCGGTGTCGACCCCGAACTGAGTGGCACTGCGCCGGGCAGTACCACTCAGGGCGTAACCAACGAAGAACCTTACCCACTGACCCGCACTATCAACTTCGGGCTTAACCTTAAATTCTAA
- a CDS encoding transposase: MIVCPKPYGTISEQIPDCFGAGGLVGYGWAGAYFITICTAQRHHYFGNINQGRMQLSSVGILADVFWHEVRHHAQQVELGSFVVMPNHIHGILILNNDDGNNDGHVSTPSAQRFQNQGKNTVSSIIGGYKSVVTKHAHRLGFDFGWQARFHDHIIRNDAEYQRINDYIEQNPVRWDVDKFYTT; encoded by the coding sequence ATGATTGTATGTCCAAAGCCATATGGAACGATTTCAGAACAAATACCGGATTGCTTCGGCGCGGGCGGCCTGGTGGGATATGGGTGGGCCGGGGCTTATTTTATTACGATTTGCACAGCGCAACGGCATCATTATTTTGGCAACATCAACCAGGGCCGGATGCAATTGTCGTCGGTTGGTATTCTGGCGGATGTATTCTGGCACGAAGTACGCCATCATGCCCAACAGGTTGAATTAGGTTCGTTTGTGGTCATGCCGAACCATATTCACGGAATTTTGATATTGAATAATGACGACGGCAATAACGACGGCCACGTATCAACGCCATCAGCGCAACGATTTCAAAACCAGGGCAAAAACACGGTTTCGTCGATTATTGGGGGATACAAATCGGTGGTTACCAAACACGCGCATCGATTGGGTTTTGATTTTGGCTGGCAGGCCCGTTTCCATGATCACATCATTCGGAACGATGCAGAATACCAACGTATTAACGATTACATTGAACAGAATCCTGTACGCTGGGATGTCGATAAATTTTATACCACGTAG
- a CDS encoding FecR family protein, which yields MPTPDFTVEDFCKDPTFIHWVLSPNDESNRFWQSFMADYPHKVADIRLAIDYVKTIRFQEIEPSPQELARLKQRIWNDIEKPDRQTPVVPLVYEYRRLYWAAAAVVLLVASIGFAWSIYQANSSLTYQTAYGKIQEIKLVDGSVVTLNANSRLKVADNLADRPIREVWLEGEAYFDIAKRKGAKFIVHTSEAQIDVLGTEFNVNTRRDQTHVVLEEGRVQLSTDNQSMVVMKPGDMATVSPKNRQIQLKRVQPELYDAWRESYIILDGKSLPEIINSLEDTFGVEINLNDSLLLNQKLTGKLRTDVADDCIENLGIILDANIKKTGDTYQIR from the coding sequence ATGCCAACGCCCGATTTTACTGTAGAAGACTTTTGCAAAGACCCTACATTTATACACTGGGTACTCAGCCCCAATGACGAATCGAATCGGTTCTGGCAATCCTTTATGGCTGATTATCCGCATAAAGTAGCCGATATCCGTTTGGCGATCGACTACGTTAAAACGATTCGTTTTCAGGAAATCGAACCTTCACCACAGGAGCTTGCCCGTTTAAAACAACGTATCTGGAACGATATTGAAAAACCAGACCGCCAGACGCCTGTTGTACCGCTGGTATACGAGTATCGGCGGCTTTATTGGGCAGCGGCCGCCGTTGTGCTACTTGTTGCCTCAATTGGTTTTGCCTGGTCGATCTATCAGGCTAATTCATCCCTGACGTATCAGACGGCTTACGGTAAAATTCAGGAAATCAAGCTGGTGGATGGGTCGGTGGTAACGCTCAATGCTAATTCCAGGCTTAAAGTAGCGGATAACCTGGCCGATCGTCCCATTCGGGAAGTATGGCTTGAAGGTGAGGCTTATTTTGACATCGCCAAACGGAAGGGGGCCAAATTCATTGTTCACACGTCGGAAGCGCAGATCGACGTATTGGGTACCGAATTCAACGTAAACACCCGACGCGACCAAACCCATGTGGTTTTAGAGGAAGGGAGGGTTCAGCTAAGTACAGATAACCAGTCGATGGTCGTCATGAAGCCGGGTGATATGGCTACGGTATCACCGAAAAACCGGCAGATTCAGTTGAAACGCGTGCAGCCTGAACTGTATGATGCCTGGCGAGAATCCTATATCATATTGGACGGCAAAAGTTTACCCGAAATTATCAATAGTCTGGAAGATACCTTTGGCGTGGAAATCAACCTGAACGACAGCCTGTTGCTGAACCAGAAACTCACGGGGAAACTCCGTACCGATGTGGCCGACGACTGCATCGAGAATCTGGGCATTATCCTGGATGCCAATATTAAAAAAACAGGGGATACCTATCAGATTCGGTAA
- a CDS encoding RNA polymerase sigma factor, translating to MTPQLTPAEHIRLWNDFRDGSQAAFSQLYEYFSADLYRYGYNLIRNRQLVEDCLHELFLHIHENRSRLGATDNIRFYLYRALRRRLLDTVGRLNKLDSEEYLFDNAEFLIQPYEQSLVEEQLIEQQKLLVIAQLNKLPKRQKEILYLVYMKGLSYQQAAEVMDITMKSVYNTVNVALTTLRTYVRSSFEQGGALWVSLPGSILIYFVKILLR from the coding sequence ATGACTCCTCAACTTACCCCTGCCGAACATATTCGCCTGTGGAACGACTTTCGAGATGGAAGTCAGGCGGCTTTCTCGCAGCTCTACGAGTACTTCTCGGCTGACCTGTACCGATATGGTTATAATCTGATCCGTAACCGGCAACTGGTGGAAGACTGCCTGCATGAACTGTTCCTGCACATCCACGAAAACCGGTCGAGGCTAGGGGCTACCGATAACATCCGGTTTTACCTCTACCGGGCCTTACGTCGTCGGCTGCTGGATACGGTGGGTCGATTAAATAAGCTGGATTCAGAGGAATATCTGTTCGATAACGCCGAATTTTTAATTCAGCCGTATGAGCAGAGCCTGGTGGAGGAACAACTCATCGAACAGCAAAAACTGCTGGTAATTGCCCAGTTGAACAAGTTGCCCAAGCGACAGAAAGAGATTCTGTACCTGGTGTATATGAAAGGCTTAAGCTACCAGCAGGCGGCAGAGGTAATGGACATTACGATGAAGAGCGTTTATAACACCGTGAACGTAGCCCTAACGACCCTTCGGACTTATGTACGTAGCTCCTTTGAGCAAGGGGGCGCGTTGTGGGTAAGCCTGCCGGGGAGTATACTGATCTATTTCGTAAAGATTTTATTGAGATAA